In Mycobacterium tuberculosis H37Rv, a single window of DNA contains:
- the embR gene encoding transcriptional regulator EmbR, giving the protein MAGSATVEKRLDFGLLGPLQMTIDGTPVPSGTPKQRAVLAMLVINRNRPVGVDALITALWEEWPPSGARASIHSYVSNLRKLLGGAGIDPRVVLAAAPPGYRLSIPDNTCDLGRFVAEKTAGVHAAAAGRFEQASRHLSAALREWRGPVLDDLRDFQFVEPFATALVEDKVLAHTAKAEAEIACGRASAVIAELEALTFEHPYREPLWTQLITAYYLSDRQSDALGAYRRVKTTLADDLGIDPGPTLRALNERILRQQPLDAKKSAKTTAAGTVTVLDQRTMASGQQAVAYLHDIASGRGYPLQAAATRIGRLHDNDIVLDSANVSRHHAVIVDTGTNYVINDLRSSNGVHVQHERIRSAVTLNDGDHIRICDHEFTFQISAGTHGGT; this is encoded by the coding sequence ATGGCTGGTAGCGCGACAGTGGAGAAGCGGCTCGACTTCGGCCTGCTTGGACCATTGCAGATGACTATCGACGGCACCCCGGTGCCATCGGGCACCCCCAAGCAACGGGCTGTGCTAGCCATGTTGGTCATCAACCGCAACAGGCCCGTAGGAGTCGACGCCCTAATCACCGCCCTCTGGGAGGAGTGGCCACCCTCGGGCGCACGCGCGAGTATCCACTCCTACGTGTCTAATCTGCGTAAGCTCCTCGGTGGCGCCGGGATCGACCCACGGGTGGTGTTGGCCGCAGCGCCGCCGGGTTATCGGCTCAGCATCCCCGACAACACTTGCGATCTGGGGCGGTTTGTTGCCGAAAAAACCGCGGGCGTGCACGCGGCCGCCGCCGGCCGGTTCGAACAAGCCAGCCGCCACCTGTCGGCCGCATTGAGAGAATGGCGTGGGCCGGTGCTCGATGACCTGCGCGACTTCCAGTTCGTCGAACCCTTTGCCACGGCGCTGGTAGAAGACAAGGTTCTTGCCCATACCGCCAAGGCGGAGGCCGAAATCGCGTGTGGGCGGGCCAGCGCAGTGATCGCCGAGCTCGAGGCTCTGACATTCGAACACCCCTACCGGGAGCCGCTGTGGACACAGCTGATCACCGCCTACTACCTCTCCGACCGGCAATCCGATGCGCTGGGCGCCTATCGCCGGGTGAAGACAACACTGGCCGACGACCTCGGCATCGACCCCGGTCCGACGTTGCGCGCTCTCAACGAGCGGATTCTGCGTCAGCAACCGCTGGATGCCAAGAAGTCCGCCAAAACCACCGCTGCCGGCACCGTCACGGTGCTCGATCAGCGCACCATGGCGTCGGGCCAGCAGGCGGTGGCCTACCTGCACGACATCGCCTCGGGTCGCGGCTACCCACTGCAAGCCGCGGCGACCCGGATCGGGCGTCTGCATGACAACGACATCGTCCTAGACAGCGCCAACGTCAGCCGCCACCACGCCGTCATCGTCGACACGGGCACCAACTACGTCATCAACGACCTCCGATCGTCCAACGGCGTGCATGTGCAGCACGAGCGAATCCGCTCCGCGGTCACGCTGAACGACGGCGACCACATTCGCATCTGTGACCATGAATTCACGTTCCAGATCAGCGCGGGGACGCATGGCGGCACGTAG
- the lprA gene encoding lipoprotein LprA, translating to MKHPPCSVVAAATAILAVVLAIGGCSTEGDAGKASDTAATASNGDAAMLLKQATDAMRKVTGMHVRLAVTGDVPNLRVTKLEGDISNTPQTVATGSATLLVGNKSEDAKFVYVDGHLYSDLGQPGTYTDFGNGASIYNVSVLLDPNKGLANLLANLKDASVAGSQQADGVATTKITGNSSADDIATLAGSRLTSEDVKTVPTTVWIASDGSSHLVQIQIAPTKDTSVTLTMSDWGKQVTATKPV from the coding sequence ATGAAGCATCCACCTTGTTCCGTTGTTGCCGCCGCCACCGCCATACTCGCCGTCGTCCTGGCGATCGGCGGCTGCTCAACCGAAGGGGACGCCGGCAAAGCGTCTGACACCGCGGCCACGGCATCCAACGGCGATGCGGCCATGCTACTCAAGCAGGCCACCGATGCGATGCGCAAGGTCACCGGAATGCACGTCAGACTTGCGGTGACAGGCGACGTGCCAAACCTGCGGGTGACCAAGCTCGAAGGCGATATCTCCAACACACCGCAGACGGTTGCCACCGGTAGCGCGACATTGCTCGTCGGCAACAAGAGCGAAGACGCGAAGTTCGTCTATGTTGACGGTCACCTGTACTCCGACCTAGGCCAGCCCGGCACCTACACCGATTTCGGCAACGGCGCCTCGATCTACAACGTGTCGGTGCTCCTCGACCCCAACAAGGGCCTGGCCAACCTGTTGGCTAACCTCAAGGACGCGTCGGTTGCCGGCAGCCAGCAGGCGGACGGTGTCGCGACCACCAAGATCACCGGGAACTCGTCTGCTGACGACATCGCGACGCTGGCCGGCTCACGTCTGACCTCCGAAGACGTCAAAACGGTGCCCACCACCGTCTGGATCGCTTCGGATGGATCCTCGCACTTGGTCCAGATCCAGATCGCTCCCACCAAAGACACGTCGGTGACGTTGACGATGTCCGACTGGGGTAAGCAGGTCACCGCCACCAAACCGGTCTAG
- a CDS encoding drug ABC transporter ATP-binding protein, with protein sequence MTAPPGARPRAASPPPNMRSRDFWGSAARLVKRLAPQRRLSIAVITLGIAGTTIGVIVPRILGHATDLLFNGVIGRGLPGGITKAQAVASARARGDNTFADLLSGMNVVPGQGVDFAAVERTLALALALYLAAALMIWAQARLLNLTVQKTMVRLRTDVEDKVHRLPLSYFDGQQRGELLSRVTNDIDNLQSSLSMTISQLVTSILTMVAVLAMMVSISGLLALITLLTVPLSLLVTRAITRRSQPLFVAHWTSTGRLNAHLEETYSGFTVVKTFGHQAAARERFHELNDDVYQAGFGAQFLSGLVQPATAFIGNLGYVAVAVAGGLQVATGQITLGSIQAFIQYIRQFNMPLSQLAGMYNALQSGVASAERVFDVLDEPEESPEPEPELPNLTGRVEFEHVNFAYLPGTPVIRDLSLVAEPGSTVAIVGPTGAGKTTLVNLLMRFYEIGSGRILIDGVDIASVSRQSLRSRIGMVLQDTWLYDGTIAENIAYGRPEATTDEIVEAARAAHVDRFVNTLPAGYQTRVSGDGGSISVGEKQLITIARAFLARPQLLILDEATSSVDTRTELLIQRAMRELRRDRTSFIIAHRLSTIRDADHILVVQTGQIVERGNHAELLARRGVYYQMTRA encoded by the coding sequence GTGACCGCGCCACCGGGCGCACGCCCCCGTGCCGCAAGCCCGCCCCCGAACATGCGGTCCCGCGACTTCTGGGGATCGGCAGCCCGACTGGTGAAACGGCTGGCGCCACAACGCCGGCTGAGCATCGCGGTGATCACACTGGGAATCGCCGGCACGACGATCGGCGTCATCGTTCCACGGATCCTCGGCCATGCCACCGATTTGCTGTTCAACGGCGTGATCGGGCGAGGGCTACCGGGGGGAATCACCAAGGCACAGGCCGTCGCTTCGGCTCGGGCCCGTGGTGACAACACCTTCGCCGACCTGCTGTCCGGGATGAACGTGGTGCCGGGCCAAGGTGTGGACTTCGCCGCGGTGGAGCGAACACTGGCGCTGGCGTTGGCGCTGTATCTGGCTGCAGCGCTGATGATTTGGGCACAAGCCCGGCTGCTCAACCTCACCGTGCAGAAAACGATGGTCAGGTTGCGGACCGATGTCGAAGACAAGGTGCACCGGCTGCCGCTGTCCTACTTCGACGGACAACAGCGCGGTGAGCTGCTGAGCCGGGTCACCAATGACATCGACAACCTCCAGTCGTCGCTGTCAATGACGATCAGCCAGCTGGTGACGTCGATTCTGACCATGGTGGCGGTGCTGGCCATGATGGTGTCGATCTCGGGCCTGCTGGCGCTGATCACACTGCTGACGGTGCCGCTGTCGCTGCTGGTGACACGCGCGATCACCCGGCGGTCACAGCCCCTATTCGTAGCTCACTGGACCAGCACCGGGCGCCTCAACGCCCATCTCGAAGAGACCTACAGCGGGTTCACGGTAGTCAAGACGTTCGGCCACCAAGCGGCCGCACGAGAACGGTTCCACGAGTTGAATGACGACGTCTACCAGGCCGGTTTCGGCGCCCAGTTCCTCTCTGGTCTCGTGCAGCCGGCGACGGCGTTCATCGGCAACCTCGGCTACGTCGCGGTCGCGGTGGCCGGTGGCCTGCAGGTAGCCACCGGGCAGATCACGCTCGGCAGCATCCAGGCGTTCATCCAGTACATCCGCCAGTTCAACATGCCGCTGAGCCAGCTGGCCGGGATGTACAACGCCCTGCAGTCCGGGGTGGCCAGCGCGGAGCGGGTGTTCGACGTGCTCGACGAGCCCGAGGAGTCGCCGGAGCCTGAGCCGGAGCTGCCGAACCTAACCGGACGGGTCGAGTTTGAGCACGTGAACTTTGCTTACCTCCCGGGCACGCCGGTGATCCGCGACCTGTCGCTGGTGGCCGAACCGGGTAGCACGGTGGCGATCGTCGGACCGACGGGAGCCGGCAAGACCACGCTGGTGAACCTGCTAATGCGGTTCTACGAGATCGGTTCCGGACGAATCCTGATCGACGGGGTGGATATCGCCTCGGTAAGCCGGCAGTCGCTGCGATCGCGAATCGGCATGGTGTTGCAAGACACCTGGCTCTACGACGGGACCATCGCGGAGAACATCGCCTACGGACGGCCGGAGGCCACCACAGACGAGATAGTAGAAGCCGCCAGGGCGGCCCATGTCGACCGGTTTGTGAACACACTGCCTGCTGGCTACCAGACACGGGTCAGCGGCGACGGCGGCAGCATCAGCGTCGGCGAGAAGCAACTCATTACCATCGCCCGCGCCTTTCTTGCCCGCCCGCAGCTGTTGATCCTGGACGAGGCGACCAGCTCGGTCGATACCCGCACCGAGCTGCTCATCCAGCGAGCGATGCGCGAGCTTCGCCGGGATCGTACGAGTTTCATTATCGCCCACCGACTTTCGACGATTCGCGATGCCGACCACATCCTGGTGGTCCAGACCGGCCAGATCGTCGAACGCGGCAACCACGCCGAGCTGTTGGCCCGGCGCGGGGTCTATTACCAGATGACGCGGGCCTAG
- a CDS encoding drug ABC transporter ATP-binding protein, translating to MLLALLRQHIRPYRRLVAMLMMLQLVSTLASLYLPTVNAAIVDDGVAKGDTATIVRLGAVMLGVTGLQVLCAIGAVYLGSRTGAGFGRDLRSAMFEHIITFSERETARFGAPTLLTRSTNDVRQILFLVQMTATVLVTAPIMCVGGIIMAIHQEAALTWLLLVSVPILAVANYWIISHMLPLFRRMQSLIDGINRVMRDQLSGVRVVRAFTREGYERDKFAQANTALSNAALSAGNWQALMLPVTTLTINASSVALIWFGGLRIDSGQMQVGSLIAFLSYFAQILMAVLMATMTLAVLPRASVCAERITEVLSTPAALGNPDNPKFPTDGVTGVVRLAGATFTYPGADCPVLQDISLTARPGTTTAIVGSTGSGKSTLVSLICRLYDVTAGAVLVDGIDVREYHTERLWSAIGLVPQRSYLFSGTVADNLRYGGGPDQVVTEQEMWEALRVAAADGFVQTDGLQTRVAQGGVNFSGGQRQRLAIARAVIRRPAIYVFDDAFSALDVHTDAKVHASLRQVSGDATIIVVTQRISNAAQADQVIVVDNGKIVGTGTHETLLADCPTYAEFAASQSLSATVGGVG from the coding sequence ATGCTCCTGGCCCTGCTGCGCCAGCACATCCGACCGTACCGCCGGCTGGTCGCGATGCTGATGATGCTGCAGCTGGTCAGCACCCTGGCTTCGCTATACCTCCCGACGGTCAACGCCGCAATCGTCGACGACGGCGTCGCCAAGGGCGACACCGCCACCATCGTACGGCTGGGTGCGGTGATGCTTGGGGTGACCGGATTGCAGGTGCTGTGCGCGATCGGGGCGGTCTATCTGGGCTCCCGGACCGGGGCGGGTTTCGGCCGTGACCTGCGCTCGGCAATGTTCGAACACATCATCACCTTCTCGGAACGCGAGACCGCCCGATTCGGCGCTCCGACGTTGTTGACCCGCAGCACCAACGACGTCCGGCAGATCCTGTTCCTGGTCCAGATGACCGCCACCGTGCTGGTCACCGCACCGATCATGTGCGTCGGCGGAATCATCATGGCCATCCACCAGGAGGCCGCGCTGACATGGCTGCTGCTGGTCAGCGTTCCGATTCTGGCCGTAGCAAACTACTGGATCATCTCCCACATGCTGCCGCTCTTCCGCCGCATGCAGAGCCTGATCGACGGCATCAACCGGGTGATGCGCGATCAGCTGTCCGGGGTGCGAGTGGTCCGCGCCTTCACCCGCGAAGGCTATGAACGCGACAAGTTCGCGCAGGCCAATACGGCGCTGTCGAATGCCGCACTGAGCGCCGGCAACTGGCAAGCACTGATGCTGCCGGTGACCACGCTGACCATCAACGCATCCAGCGTCGCACTGATCTGGTTCGGTGGGCTACGCATCGACAGCGGCCAGATGCAGGTCGGCTCCCTGATCGCCTTCCTGTCCTACTTCGCCCAGATCCTGATGGCGGTGTTGATGGCGACCATGACGCTGGCCGTGCTGCCACGAGCGTCGGTCTGCGCCGAACGCATCACCGAGGTGCTTTCCACGCCCGCCGCACTCGGTAACCCCGACAATCCCAAGTTCCCGACGGACGGGGTCACGGGCGTAGTGCGCTTGGCTGGCGCAACCTTTACCTATCCTGGCGCCGACTGCCCGGTGCTGCAGGACATTTCGTTGACTGCGCGGCCCGGTACCACCACCGCGATCGTCGGCAGTACCGGTTCGGGCAAGTCGACACTGGTGTCGTTGATCTGCCGGCTCTACGACGTCACCGCTGGCGCGGTCTTGGTTGACGGTATCGACGTCCGCGAGTACCACACCGAGCGGCTCTGGTCAGCGATCGGGCTGGTGCCCCAGCGCAGCTACCTCTTCTCCGGAACCGTCGCGGACAACCTGCGCTACGGCGGGGGCCCAGACCAGGTAGTCACCGAGCAGGAGATGTGGGAGGCGCTGCGGGTCGCCGCGGCCGACGGCTTTGTACAAACAGACGGGCTGCAGACGCGTGTCGCCCAAGGTGGTGTCAACTTCTCCGGCGGGCAGCGCCAACGGCTGGCGATAGCCCGAGCGGTCATCCGACGTCCGGCCATCTATGTGTTCGACGACGCGTTCTCCGCACTTGACGTGCACACCGACGCCAAAGTCCACGCATCGCTGCGACAGGTATCTGGTGATGCAACCATCATTGTTGTTACACAACGGATTTCGAATGCCGCTCAGGCCGACCAGGTCATCGTTGTCGATAACGGTAAGATCGTCGGCACGGGCACCCACGAAACGCTGCTGGCCGATTGCCCCACCTATGCCGAATTCGCCGCCTCACAATCGCTGAGCGCCACGGTCGGGGGTGTAGGGTGA
- the lprB gene encoding lipoprotein LprB (A core mycobacterial gene; conserved in mycobacterial strains (See Marmiesse et al., 2004 PMID:14766927).) codes for MRRKVRRLTLAVSALVALFPAVAGCSDSGDNKPGATIPSTPANAEGRHGPFFPQCGGVSDQTVTELTRVTGLVNTAKNSVGCQWLAGGGILGPHFSFSWYRGSPIGRERKTEELSRASVEDINIDGHSGFIAIGNEPSLGDSLCEVGIQFSDDFIEWSVSFSQKPFPLPCDIAKELTRQSIANSK; via the coding sequence GTGCGGCGTAAGGTGCGGAGGTTGACTCTGGCGGTGTCGGCGTTGGTGGCTTTGTTCCCGGCGGTCGCGGGGTGCTCCGATTCCGGCGACAACAAACCGGGAGCGACGATCCCGTCGACACCGGCAAACGCTGAGGGCCGGCACGGACCCTTCTTCCCGCAATGTGGCGGCGTCAGCGATCAGACGGTGACCGAGCTGACAAGGGTGACCGGGCTGGTCAACACCGCCAAGAATTCGGTGGGCTGCCAATGGCTGGCGGGCGGCGGTATCTTGGGCCCGCACTTCTCCTTCTCCTGGTACCGCGGCAGCCCGATCGGGCGGGAACGCAAGACCGAGGAGTTGTCGCGCGCGAGTGTCGAGGACATCAACATCGACGGCCACAGCGGTTTCATCGCCATCGGTAACGAGCCCAGTTTGGGTGACTCACTGTGTGAAGTCGGAATCCAGTTCTCCGACGACTTCATCGAATGGTCGGTGAGTTTCAGCCAGAAGCCGTTCCCGCTGCCGTGCGACATCGCCAAAGAACTGACCCGCCAATCGATTGCGAATTCGAAATGA
- the lprC gene encoding lipoprotein LprC (A core mycobacterial gene; conserved in mycobacterial strains (See Marmiesse et al., 2004 PMID:14766927).), producing the protein MRRVLVGAAALITALLVLTGCTKSISGTAVKAGGAGVPRNNNSQERYPNLLKECEVLTTDILAKTVGADPLDIQSTFVGAICRWQAANPAGLIDITRFWFEQGSLSNERKVAEGLKYQVETRAIQGVDSIVMRTGDPNGACGVASDAAGVVGWWVNPQAPGIDACGQAIKLMELTLATNA; encoded by the coding sequence ATGAGACGTGTCCTGGTCGGTGCGGCCGCCTTGATCACCGCACTGCTTGTCTTGACCGGCTGCACGAAGTCGATTTCGGGTACCGCCGTCAAGGCGGGTGGGGCCGGTGTCCCGCGCAACAATAACTCCCAGGAGCGCTACCCCAACCTGCTCAAGGAATGTGAGGTCCTGACCACCGACATCCTGGCCAAGACCGTCGGTGCCGATCCGCTCGACATCCAGAGCACGTTCGTCGGCGCGATCTGCCGGTGGCAGGCGGCCAACCCGGCCGGTCTGATCGATATCACCCGGTTCTGGTTCGAGCAGGGCAGTCTGAGCAATGAGCGCAAGGTCGCCGAGGGCCTGAAGTACCAGGTCGAGACCCGCGCGATCCAGGGCGTGGACTCGATTGTGATGCGGACGGGCGATCCCAACGGCGCCTGCGGCGTCGCCAGCGACGCGGCGGGAGTGGTCGGCTGGTGGGTCAATCCCCAGGCTCCTGGTATCGACGCCTGCGGGCAGGCGATCAAGCTGATGGAGCTGACGCTGGCAACCAACGCCTAG